The window GCAACTGGTGTCGACCGTAATGCAACCAACGCCCAGGAACGCGCCGTGCCGAAAGTCGACCTTGCCGGCGCCGAGACCGGCTTGAAGTTCGGCAGCGACTTCGGGAGTAGCACGAGTGCCGTAAACGCGAACGGCAGTGAGCGCTTTCACTCCCTTCAGCGATTGCAACGACTCGTTGGTGATGGCTTGGATGTAGTACAAACCGACTTCTTCGAGTTGAGAGCAGTTGGCCAAGTTCTTGACACCGGCGTCGGTGATATTGGCTCGATAGGCTTGCACCGATTTCAGGCCCTTCATGTCGCCGACGTACTTCAGCGCGCCATCGGTGGCGCGATCGCCGACGAGGGCGATCTGTCGAATGTCGGTCAGCCATTTCAAGCGGCGGAAATCGTCATCGTTGCCGCGCCAATCGCTGCCGATCTCGAGTGATTGAATCACTTCCTCGGTGGCGAAGCCGGTGACGTAATTGGTGCGGCGGATACGAGCCCCGAGCCCTTCGAGCTCGCCGAGCGTGATGGCTTGACGCTGAGAGTTGAGCTGGGCAAGCACTTCTTCGGCCCGCGACTTCAGGGGAGTGCTTTTTCCGCGAGTCATTTCCTCGAGTGCGCCACGGGAAGCGTCGAGCAGTGTGAGATCATTCGAGAGTGCTAGCTGATGCAACACGTGCATGGCCCGCGAACCCGACTCGGGAGTGGGCTGCTGCAGAACTCGGCGGCAGACTTCCACGGCAGGCAAGCCAGCGCGGACGAGTTGCTGAGTCGCTTCCTCGCGCACCAGAAATTCGTCGTGGTCGAGTTCACGGCCCCAGCGAGCCAGTTGCTCGGCAGTCGGCGGCGGCCCAGCCGGCGCTTTGGCTTCCTGCGCACTTGCCACCGAGCCAAGCACCAGCAGCAAAACTGCCAGCCACAGGCCCAGGCGCACTGCGAGCGTCGTGGGGGGATGATTTTTGAGCATGCGATCCTCCTGCCCAAGTATAACTGATTTCCGGGAATTTCACTCCCCAAAAATCGCCTGAACAGCGGTGATTGCTATCACGCGTGGATAAGCTTCTGCAGCTACTCCGCCAGCCGATTCTGCAGTGTTTGCAACACGCCGATCGATTCGATGCCGGTCAGGCCGAAGCATTCGAAGAGGAGGACCAACGCGCCGTTGTAAGTGCCACTGGCAACCTCGGTACGGAGTTGCATGGCGCGGGCGATGAAGTCGGGGTTACGACGCCAGCGTTCGGCAAACGTTGCGGCACACAGCAGAGCGCGGCTATCGGGAAGAGCGAATAGTACGGCGAGGGTTTTGCCCGCGGCCCGCACGTCGCTGGCTTGCACTTGCAGGACGAAGTGCTGCAGCGACGGCTCTTCGCCCGGGAACGGCGAGGGTTCGTGTTTCGGTGCCGGCAGCGCCGGGGCCGAGACGTACATCGGGCCGACGAGGGCTGGCCGAGGATTAGTAGCGACCATGTCGTGCGTCACCGCCTCTTCGGCGATGACCGGATAATCCTGCGAACTCAAATCGTCGTCGGTACGAAACTCACTGATCGGCTGCTGTACGTCAACCTCTTCTTCGGCTGGCAGGTTCGCGAGCATCTGCGTGATGTGCGAGAGCCGGAGACCGACTTGTTCGTACACGACGTCGATGTCGTTCATGTACGATTCGCCGCGAGCATCGGCGAGAATTTCGTCAGCCGAATCGAGCACTCGCTCGGTCAAACGTTCGGCCAGTATTTCTCGTGCTTCTGTCAGGATTTGGATCGCACGGTTCCGAGGCGGGACATGACGATCGACCATAGTGCAACTCAAAGCGAATGGCAGGCACGTGGTGGGAGCGGCAGATTAGCAACCGGTGGACTCGCTGCGGGAGAGGAGGCAGCGAAATACGCACGGCTGAGTAGCCACTTTCAGTTTATTCCGATGACTAACAGAAGAAAAGCATTTTGTCCGGCGGGCTATCGTCGTCGTCGCGCGGGAGCAAAAAAAATCCGTACGACAGCCAGAATCCACTGAAAGATGAGGCAGCCGAAGAGACCAAAGAGAATTGCACCAGCCGCGACCACGAAGGCGAGATTGGAGACGTGTTTCACGCCAAACTGCTGGGCAAATTGGCCGGCGAACACGGCCATGGTGAGCGCCGCCACGGTGAAACTCGCGAACCAACTCAGATTCCAGCGGTGTCTCCGACACCAAAAGATAGGCTAAGTAGGCCACGGCAGCCTCTCGCGCGAGAGGCTTTCTTAAAAGTGATCCATACCGTCGGCCCACACTACTTTCTCGGCAGAGATTTTAAGGGCCGGAATGTGCCTCAGCTCGTTCCACGCATCGTCACACTCGACAATCTCGTAGTTTCGCCCACAGGTCTGCCAACTCGAACACGGCGCCCGATTCGGCTCTTGATCCCACGGAATCAAAACGCGACGTCGCAATTCGGCGATAGCTTCGGCAAGAGTTACGTATGGCCCCCACTGTGTCGCGTGGAGTTCGTCCTCGATCATAAACATGGCAGCGAGTCCGCTACGCCATGACTTCCTTGATCGGTTCCGCCCCTTCTACTCCCACCAGCTTTTGATCGAGCCCGCCGTAAAAGTACGTGAGCCGATCGGGATCGAGGCCCATCAGGTGAAGCATGGTTGCATGCAGATGCTTCACATGGAACGGCTTCTCGACGGCAGCGGCGCCGATTTCGTCGGTCGTACCGACACTCACGCCGCCCTTCACACCGCCACCGGCCATCCACATCGTGAAGCCGTAAGCGTTGTGGTCGCGCCCCGTGCCGTTGGGGTATTCCGCCGTTGGTTGACGGCCGAATTCGCCACCCCACACGATGAGCGTGCTTTCCAGCAGACCCTTGTCCTTGAGATCTTTGAGCAGGGCCGCGATCGGCTTGTCGGTTTCGCCGGCGTGCAGGTTGTGATTGTGAGCGAGGTCGCCGTGGGCGTCCCAGTTGTCGTCGTTGTGAGCGCCGCCGGAGTAGAGCTGCACAAACCGCACGCCGCGCTCGACCAGTCGCCGCGCGAGTAGGCACTGCCGGCCGAAGGTCGCGGTCTTCTTGTCGTTGAGACCATACATTTCGTGAATGCTCTCGGGCTCGCTGGCGATATCGGTCGCTTCGGGCGAACTGGTTTGCATCTTGAACGCCAGTTCGTAGCTGGCGATGCGGGCAGCCAGCGCGTTGTGCTGGTCGTGAGCCGCCATGTGATCGTCATTGAAGCCGCGAACCGTGTCGAGCAGCCGTCGCTGTTCTGCCTCAGTCATACCGGACGGGCGAGCCAGGTCGAGGATCGGCGTCCCTTGCGAGCGGAACATCGTTCCTTCGTACTGCGCGGGCATGTAGCCGCTGCTCCAGTTCTTCGCGCCGCTGATCGGGCCACCACGGGGATCGAGCATCACCACAAAGCCCGGCAGATTTTCATTCACGCTGCCGAGGCCGTAGTTGGCCCACGAGCCGATGCAAGGAGCACCGCTGAGGACCTTGCCCGTGTTCATCTGAATCATCGCCGAGCCGTGGATCGGCGAATCGGCCGTCATCGAATGGAGGAACGCGATATCGTCGACATGATTGGCGAGATTCGGAAAGAGATCGCTGACCCACTTGCCCGATTCGCCGTACTGCTTGAACTTCCAGCGCGGCTCGACGATGCGACCTTCATCCTTTTTGCCGCCGCGACCAAAGGTCTTCACCTTGATGGTCTTGTTGTCCATGCCGATCATCGCCGGCTTGTAGTCGAACGTGTCCATGTGGCTGGGGCCGCCATACATGTACAGAAAGATCACACTCTTGGCCTTCGCGGCAAAGTGCGGCTTTTTCGGGGCCAGCGGGTTGGCAAACGCCGGCTTGGCGTCGGCGGCTTTCGCTTGGGGAGCCAGTTCATTGCCGAACAACCCAGCCATCGCGACGCCGGTGAAACCTGCGCCGGTTTGCCAAATGAATTCGCGCCGGGTGCGACCGCAGAAGTTTTTCATGGTTATTGTTCCTGTGTCTTTTCGTCACCTCTCCTCGGCATTCCGGGGAGAAGGTTTGGGTGAAGGGCGGTTACACCAATGCAAGGCGACTAATCCACAAACACAAACTCATTCAAATTCAAAACCAGCAAACAAAACCGCCGCAGCGAAACATCGGCAGGCAACTTGTCCGTTTCCTGCGAGTCCTTCAAAAACTGCAAACCGCGAGTAATTTCTTTCTCATTCGGCTCGCGCTGCAAAGCCCGATTGAGAGCCAATCGAACTTGCTCGCGTGGCTCGCTCGCCGCCTTTTGCAATTGCTCGGCGAAGACCTTGGCCTGCGAATGCATAAACTCGCCGTTGATCATGCCGAGGGCCTGCGTCGGCTGGGTCGTGGTGAATCGGACCGGACAGGGAGCGTCCGGATCGGGCGCATCAAACGCCACCAGAATCGGCAAGCCGAGCGAGCGCTTGATATGGACATACACGCTGCGGGCCGCAGCATCTTCGGGCGAGGATTTTTCCCAGCCCTTGCCGGGGACCGATTGACCGGCGAGGACCTCGGCGGGGATCAGCGGATAAATGCTGGGGCCCGAGGACTTGCTCAGATTGATGTTGCCGCTGACCGTCAGCACCGAGTCGCGAATTTCCTCCGCCGTGAGCCGCCGCATATCGAAGTGGGAGTACGAATCGTTCTCCGGATCCTTCAACTTCGCCTCGGCACTCTGCTGGCTCCCCATGCGAAAGGTGTTTGAGGTGAGCAGCAGTTTGTGAAGCGGTTTGAGCTTCATGCCGCCGGCGATGAGCTCGGTTGTTAGATAATCGAGCAACTCAGGATGCGTCGGCGGCGAGCCCATGTAACCAAAGTTGCTCGACGAACGTACCAAGCCGCGGCCAAAGTTGTACTGCCAAATGCGGTTGACCAGCACGCGATACGTCAGCTGATTGTTTGGGCTGGCAATCCAATCGGCGAGCACGCGGCGACGGCCCGAGCTTTGATTGTTGTCGGCAGGTCTAATCTCCGGAATCGCCGGAGCGTCCGCGGGCTGCAGAACCGAAGGAAACGCCGGCTCAACTTTGTCGCCCTGACTTTGCGGATTGCCCCGCAGCAGGATGAATGTCTCCTTGGCTCGGTTGCCATTCTCAGTCACAACGAGCGCTTGCTCGCCCGACTTTGGCGGATTGCGGCGCATTCGTTCGCGTTCGCGAAAATTGTCGCGGAAGGTTTCGAAGGTCTCGCGGGTAATCGTATCTGGCTGATACTTCTTCAGTATGTCGACCTTGCGGTTGTCATGCTTGAAATCGTCCCGCTCGCCACCTTTCAGGTGCGGCTTCACGATCTGCTCGATCTCGGACAGCGACTGATCGAGTTCACGGATTCGATCGTTGTGAGCATCAAGTTGACCTTGGAACTTTTTCTGATCCTCGGCCGACGCGATCGAGCGGAGCGAACCGTTGCCATTGTCGAAGTGCCGCACACCGTGGAAGAACGCCATGAAGGAGTAGTAGTCCTTCTGGGGCACGGGATCGATCTTGTGATCGTGGCAGCGGCAGCAATTGAGCGTCAGGCCGAGAAAAGCCTGGCTGGTCGTCGCGAGAATGTCATCAAGACCGTCGTAGTAAGCCAGCGTGCGATCGGCCGGTTCGTCGTCCCACAAGCCGAGGCGATAAAAGCCGGTCGCGATTCGCGTCTCAGCCGTCGCGTTGTCGAGTTCATCGCCGGCGAGTTGCTCGCGGATGAATTGATCGTAGGGTTTGTCGTCGTTGAACGCGCGAATCACGTAGTCGCGATAACGCCAGACAAACGGCTTAGGATTATCACGTTCAAAACTGTTGGTCTCGGCATAACGAACCAGGTCGAGCCAATGCCGGCCCCAATGTTCACCGTACTGCCGCGATTCAAGCAAGCGATCGATGGCCCGCTCGTAAGCGCCGTCGCTGTTGTCTTTCAAAAAGCTCTCAACCTCAGCCGGCGACGGCGGCAAACCAGTCACTGCATAGTAAGCGCGACGCAACAGCGAAGCCTTCTCTGCCGGTGCGGCGGGTGTGAAGCCTTTGCTTTCGAGCCCCGCGAGAATGAAGGCATCGACGGGATTGCGAACCCACGACTTGTTTTTTACTTCCGGCACGGCTGGTCGCGTCACCGCGCGAAACGCCCAGAAGTTGCGGGCTTCATCATCGACCACCGGCGCGCCGTGGCGTTTCTGCGCTTTCGCGACGAGTTCCGCCGAGTAGGGCAGACCGATCTTGACCCACTTGGTGAGCACATCGATCTGGGCTTGCGCCAACTTTCCCTTCGGCGGCATTTCGAGACCGCGATAGTTAATCGCTTCGATCAAGCTGCTCGACTCAGGCTTGCCGGGCGTCGCGCCGGCTTCGCCACTTTCGCCACCTTTGAGAATGTCCTCGCGCGAAGTGAGTTTGAAATCGCCTTGCACTTTGGGCTCACCACCGTGGCAAGAAAAGCAGTTCGCCCGCAGAATGGGGAAAACTTCCTTCTCGAAGAACGTCACGTCTTCGGCGGAAAACTTCTCAGGCTCGGCAGCGGTGGCCAGTGCAGCTGTGCTCAGCAGGACGCACATCGCCAACAGGTGGGAGCGATTCATCTTGCCTGAATCCTTGGATCGGGAGGTGGGAATAAAGGTCGCGTATCGTCACGCAAACCCTTTACTTTATTTCAGACTGAAAATAATATAACGGCAGGCGCACCGCAAGGCAACAATTTTCTAGCGCGAGCAATCTCTCATGCTACCACCTGGCGCGCAACTGGGTAAACATTCTGGCGAGAATCGCGGCAAGCCGAATCGCGCGCAGGCCTCGCTCCTGCGTCAGCTCAACACCCGCGAAGTTCTTGCCGCGCTGCAACGTCACGGGCCACTCTCGCGCGCCGAAATCGCTCGGCTTACCGGCATCAGTGGACCGACGATTACGCGCACTGTTGTCGATCTGCTCGCTGGACAATTGGTCGAGGAAGGAACGTTTCGTCCACCACCGGTAGGACAATCACTGCTCGGCCGGCCTGGAAAAGTCCTCCGCCTCGCGCGGGCTGCCGTCAGCGTGCAAGGCGTGGTGATCGGTGTCTCTCAATGTGAATTGACCACGGCGGGCCTCGATGGTTCGCCGCAAGCGGAACCGAAAACGTTCGCCACGCCGCGGCGGTATGGCGAACTAGTCAAAAAAATTGTCGAGCAACTGTTGCGTTCGCGCGAAACCCTGCAAACTCGCAATGACAACTCACCTACCGAAGTACTGGGCATTGGCATCAGCATTCCTGGTTTGCTCCGTCGCGAAGACAAGCGAACGCTGATCTCACCCAACTTGCATCAGACTGACGATCAACAGTTGGGCGTCGACATCGCGCAGCGAATGGAAGAACTAGGACTCGCAACGGAAGTCGTCCTGCTGCAAGAAATGCAGGCCCTCTGTCTCGGTGAACAACTCTATGGCGCTGCTCAGGGTGTTGCCGATTTTGCGATGGTCGACATTGCAGACGGTTTGGGTCTGGGCGTGGTCCAAGCCGGACAATACGTCGAAGGAAGCAACGGTCTCGCCGGTGAACTCGGCCACATCACGGTCGATCTCCACGGCAAGCAATGTGGCTGCGGCAACTTTGGCTGTTTAGAAACGGTCGCGACCGATGCGGCGCTCGCGGGGAGCATCTCTGCCCGACTCTGCGAATCGTACAGCCTGGACGAACTGCTGCCGCGTATTCAAAGCGGCGAACTCAATGTCGAAAAAGAACTCGGGCCTTGGCTCGACTACTTATCCGTCGGTTTGGCCGCGGTCATCAACTTGTACAACCCAAGCCGTCTCTTTGTGCATGGCCGGGGACTCGATGCCGCACCGGATCTCTTCGACCGCCTAATCGAACGAACGGCCAAGCGGGCACTCGCGCCGTCATTGGCCGGTTGCGAGCTGATCCGCGCCCGCGGCAGCAAGCGGCATGGTGCTGTCGCTGCCATCATTCAGCGCATTACCGGTGCGTGAGCGACAAAATTGCAGTTCCAAGTTGAACTTTGAATTTCGGAACGATTTCGCTAATCTCCGCGCACTCGTCTCCAGTTTTCTCATCGTTGCTTGTCGGAACCTGTCATGCAGAGGGCTCGAATTATCGCGCTCACTCGCTTCCTGTTAGGGATGGCGCTCATCCTTGCGCTCTGGTCGCCGAATTCGCTCTGCGCACAGGAGCCGCAACAGATCAATCTCGATGGGCCGTTCTTGCTCCCACCGCCGCCACCCGAAGAAACCGGACCAACTGGCAACTTCGCGCCGGCGAATGCTCCGCCCCCTCCTTTTCAATTCTCTCCGCCACAGCAGCAGATCAGTCCGCCGATGCCGCCGCTGAACGCGCTGCCGATTAACTCGCAGGGTGCGCCGCCACCGCCGGCAACTCCCCAAACGCAGCAGCCGTTTCAATTTCAGCCCGACGCTTCGCAGTACCCGCAGCCCACCGCGGCAATGGGTGTTTCGCAGCCCACACCACTGCCTCCGCCCGCGCCGGAAGCGATCGCTGCCCCTGCGGCCAAAAGCAAAGCCGATGCGCCGTTGCTCATCGAAGAGCCCGGCGGCAACTGGTGGGCGTCCAAGGTGTGGGATCCTTGGGAAGGAAACGTCGAGCTCGGCCTGAACGGCACCGATGGCAACAGCGAAACGTTCAACGTCCGCCTCGGCGTGACTGCCAAGCATAAGACCGACACGTTCGTGCGCTCGGTGCAATTCACCACGATTCAAAAATCCGCCAACGGCGTAACCACCGCGAACACGGCCCTGCTCGACGGCCGCCTCGAATGGCCAATGCCCGGCTCACGCTGGAACTACTTCATTCACGGCCTGGCCGAATACGACGAATTCAAAGCCTTCGACGCTCGCGTGTCGGGCGACACCGGTTTTGGCTACGAATGGATTCAGAACGACGCCACGACGTTCATCACTCGCACGGGTCTCTCAGTTTCGAATGAAATCGGCGGCCCCGACGACACGGTGCATCCCGAATTGTTGTTCGGCGCTGAATTCAAACACAAGTTCAACGCCACTCACTCGATCAGCTTCAAATCAGACTTCTATCCCGACGTCACCGAGTTCAGCGACTTCCGTCTCAACAGCCAGGCCTCGTGGGAAATCGCCCTCGCCCAGGCTTGGGGCCTCAGCTTGAAACTGAGCATCATCGATCGCTACGACAGCACGCCGCAGGGCGCGCGACCGAACGATCTGGATTACTCGACGCTGCTAATTTGGTCGTTCTAAGTAGTCCGAACGCGTAAACGAGGGAGAAGCGGGTACAACCTCTCCTGGCAGTCCACGCTCAGCTACATCCGTTCGACCAAATTCGCCGCCGTCCTCGCTCCGCCCGCAGCAACAATCTCAGCCTGAATCCGTTCAGCAGCCTCGCGATACCTCGGTTGTGCAAACACTCGCTGCGTTAGTTCACGCAGTCTGGCTGCGGTCACCTTCTTCAGCGGCAGCAGTTCTCCGGCACCGACGTGTACGACGCGGGCCGCCACTCCCGGTTGATCATTCGTCACCGGAATGCAAACCATCGGCTTGCCGCGGGTCAACGTTTCGAGCGCGGTATTCAGCCCCGCGTGCGTAATCACCAGACTTGCTCGCTCAATTAACTCGAGCTGCGGCGCGTAACCGACGACGATGGCGTTAGCCGGCGTCGGCTCATTCCAAACGGCATCTTTCTTTCCCAGCGCGAGAACAAGTTGAATGTCTAAATCCGCCAGCCCGGCAAGAATCGCTCGAAAAACATACTGCAGTTGATTCTGCAACGTTCCCAGCGACGCATAAACCAGCGGCTTATCGCTCAGGCGGCTCCAGGGGAAATTCGCCGCGGCCGGATTGGCAGCGTGAGCGTCGGCTTGATGCAATGGACCGACGTAACGGAGCGCAGCCGGCAATTCTCGCCGATGAAAATCAAACGAAGCAGGCTGCTGGCAAAGCTGCAAACGGCTCGACCATGTTTCTGCGATGTGTTCGGGGACATTCAGCCCGAGTTCGCGTCGTCGCGTTTGAATCATCCGCAGAATCGGCTGATACAAACGATTCAGTCCGGCCCACGCCAGCCGATTTCGCAGCCGAGCCCACCATGCATCGCGATACGGCCACGTCGTGAAAAACGGCGGCACGCTAGGTTCGCCGTGTAACAGCAACGCATTGCAAACGGTCGCGAACGGCAACTTCAATTGGTCAGCCACGGTGCCGCCGGCAAACGAACCTTGATCGACGATCATATGCGTGATGCCCGCGCGCTCGATCACGGCCGGTCCAGCCGCCAGCATTACTTCCGTGCCGCGGATAGCCAGGTCGAATGTGTGCTTCAGCGCCGCTCGGCCTGTCAGCACACCGAGCTTGGCCATGGCGGCGCGATACTCTGCCGGCGAAATCAAATCGCCACCGATCGGTAACACCTCGAACCCCAGTGCGGTGATCGACTGCGGTGGATCGCCCAGCAAGCAGAAAGTGACGCGATGCCCACGCGCACGTAGTTCCGTGGCTAGACCAGAGACCGGATTGAGGTGCCCCGATGCATTGGGACAGATAACGCCATAATGTGCCATGCAGCCAGTTTAGCGATTATTCCCCAGTCGCTAAGATCAACCGCATGGAACCCGAACAACTGCAGCAGCGACATTGGTATTGGATCCGCCGCAAAGACGGCAGCCTCGCGCCCTACGTCTTTCATCAGATTCGCCGCGACGACGAGGGCAAACTCGTCGCCGATTTCTTCGTCGGCAGTTTTCTCGTGCCCTTTGGACTCAATCAAATCGAAGGCGAAGCCTCGATGCCGAAGATCGAATCGTAGACGAGTCGCTACGTGCCTCGCCTTAGCGGTGGGAGTTCAACTTCACCTCGCCGTCGGCTAAATTACTTCCATCCCTTCGCACACCTCTCTCGTGAGATCGACCATGGCCGCGCACAAGCGTTCTTCTTCGCGTCGTCAATTTCTGCAAACCGCCGCTGGTGTAACTGCCGGAGCCGTGGTGGCTCCTTATTTCTTCAGCGACTCGCCGCTCATGGCGCAGGATGCGAAGACCAAGAGTGCAAACGATCGGCCGGTGCTCGGTTGCATCGGCGTCGGCGATCGCTGGAATGCAGTCGGGCCGCAAGCGTTGAACTTTGCCGATTGCGTCGCGGTTTGCGATGTCGATACGGCAATGACCGACAAAGCCAAGGCCAAATGCGAAGACGTTCAGGCGAAGAAAGGGAACACCCGTAAGATCGAAGTCTTCGGCGACTACCGCAAGCTGCTCGATAACAAAGACATCAACGTCGTAACGATCGTTACCCCCGATCACTGGCACAGCAAGATCGCCATCGAAGCGATGCGGGCTGGCAAAGACGTCTACTGCGAAAAGCCGTTGACGCTGACGATCGATGAAGGCAAGCAGATCATCAAGGTGCTGAAAGAGACAGGCCGGGTCTTTCAGGTCGGCACGCAGCAGCGCAGCGAAATGAGCGCCAAC is drawn from Anatilimnocola floriformis and contains these coding sequences:
- a CDS encoding PDZ domain-containing protein: MLKNHPPTTLAVRLGLWLAVLLLVLGSVASAQEAKAPAGPPPTAEQLARWGRELDHDEFLVREEATQQLVRAGLPAVEVCRRVLQQPTPESGSRAMHVLHQLALSNDLTLLDASRGALEEMTRGKSTPLKSRAEEVLAQLNSQRQAITLGELEGLGARIRRTNYVTGFATEEVIQSLEIGSDWRGNDDDFRRLKWLTDIRQIALVGDRATDGALKYVGDMKGLKSVQAYRANITDAGVKNLANCSQLEEVGLYYIQAITNESLQSLKGVKALTAVRVYGTRATPEVAAELQAGLGAGKVDFRHGAFLGVGCITVDTSCTISRVNKDSPADRAGIQQEDIVLSFNEQAVPDFETLTSIISKLKARDTAELVVQRTALDANNQPVQRKVTLKVPLGEWPVEQFIIGANRE
- a CDS encoding DUF1501 domain-containing protein — translated: MKNFCGRTRREFIWQTGAGFTGVAMAGLFGNELAPQAKAADAKPAFANPLAPKKPHFAAKAKSVIFLYMYGGPSHMDTFDYKPAMIGMDNKTIKVKTFGRGGKKDEGRIVEPRWKFKQYGESGKWVSDLFPNLANHVDDIAFLHSMTADSPIHGSAMIQMNTGKVLSGAPCIGSWANYGLGSVNENLPGFVVMLDPRGGPISGAKNWSSGYMPAQYEGTMFRSQGTPILDLARPSGMTEAEQRRLLDTVRGFNDDHMAAHDQHNALAARIASYELAFKMQTSSPEATDIASEPESIHEMYGLNDKKTATFGRQCLLARRLVERGVRFVQLYSGGAHNDDNWDAHGDLAHNHNLHAGETDKPIAALLKDLKDKGLLESTLIVWGGEFGRQPTAEYPNGTGRDHNAYGFTMWMAGGGVKGGVSVGTTDEIGAAAVEKPFHVKHLHATMLHLMGLDPDRLTYFYGGLDQKLVGVEGAEPIKEVMA
- a CDS encoding PSD1 and planctomycete cytochrome C domain-containing protein, whose product is MNRSHLLAMCVLLSTAALATAAEPEKFSAEDVTFFEKEVFPILRANCFSCHGGEPKVQGDFKLTSREDILKGGESGEAGATPGKPESSSLIEAINYRGLEMPPKGKLAQAQIDVLTKWVKIGLPYSAELVAKAQKRHGAPVVDDEARNFWAFRAVTRPAVPEVKNKSWVRNPVDAFILAGLESKGFTPAAPAEKASLLRRAYYAVTGLPPSPAEVESFLKDNSDGAYERAIDRLLESRQYGEHWGRHWLDLVRYAETNSFERDNPKPFVWRYRDYVIRAFNDDKPYDQFIREQLAGDELDNATAETRIATGFYRLGLWDDEPADRTLAYYDGLDDILATTSQAFLGLTLNCCRCHDHKIDPVPQKDYYSFMAFFHGVRHFDNGNGSLRSIASAEDQKKFQGQLDAHNDRIRELDQSLSEIEQIVKPHLKGGERDDFKHDNRKVDILKKYQPDTITRETFETFRDNFRERERMRRNPPKSGEQALVVTENGNRAKETFILLRGNPQSQGDKVEPAFPSVLQPADAPAIPEIRPADNNQSSGRRRVLADWIASPNNQLTYRVLVNRIWQYNFGRGLVRSSSNFGYMGSPPTHPELLDYLTTELIAGGMKLKPLHKLLLTSNTFRMGSQQSAEAKLKDPENDSYSHFDMRRLTAEEIRDSVLTVSGNINLSKSSGPSIYPLIPAEVLAGQSVPGKGWEKSSPEDAAARSVYVHIKRSLGLPILVAFDAPDPDAPCPVRFTTTQPTQALGMINGEFMHSQAKVFAEQLQKAASEPREQVRLALNRALQREPNEKEITRGLQFLKDSQETDKLPADVSLRRFCLLVLNLNEFVFVD
- a CDS encoding ROK family transcriptional regulator is translated as MLPPGAQLGKHSGENRGKPNRAQASLLRQLNTREVLAALQRHGPLSRAEIARLTGISGPTITRTVVDLLAGQLVEEGTFRPPPVGQSLLGRPGKVLRLARAAVSVQGVVIGVSQCELTTAGLDGSPQAEPKTFATPRRYGELVKKIVEQLLRSRETLQTRNDNSPTEVLGIGISIPGLLRREDKRTLISPNLHQTDDQQLGVDIAQRMEELGLATEVVLLQEMQALCLGEQLYGAAQGVADFAMVDIADGLGLGVVQAGQYVEGSNGLAGELGHITVDLHGKQCGCGNFGCLETVATDAALAGSISARLCESYSLDELLPRIQSGELNVEKELGPWLDYLSVGLAAVINLYNPSRLFVHGRGLDAAPDLFDRLIERTAKRALAPSLAGCELIRARGSKRHGAVAAIIQRITGA
- a CDS encoding DUF481 domain-containing protein, whose amino-acid sequence is MQRARIIALTRFLLGMALILALWSPNSLCAQEPQQINLDGPFLLPPPPPEETGPTGNFAPANAPPPPFQFSPPQQQISPPMPPLNALPINSQGAPPPPATPQTQQPFQFQPDASQYPQPTAAMGVSQPTPLPPPAPEAIAAPAAKSKADAPLLIEEPGGNWWASKVWDPWEGNVELGLNGTDGNSETFNVRLGVTAKHKTDTFVRSVQFTTIQKSANGVTTANTALLDGRLEWPMPGSRWNYFIHGLAEYDEFKAFDARVSGDTGFGYEWIQNDATTFITRTGLSVSNEIGGPDDTVHPELLFGAEFKHKFNATHSISFKSDFYPDVTEFSDFRLNSQASWEIALAQAWGLSLKLSIIDRYDSTPQGARPNDLDYSTLLIWSF
- a CDS encoding glycosyltransferase; this encodes MAHYGVICPNASGHLNPVSGLATELRARGHRVTFCLLGDPPQSITALGFEVLPIGGDLISPAEYRAAMAKLGVLTGRAALKHTFDLAIRGTEVMLAAGPAVIERAGITHMIVDQGSFAGGTVADQLKLPFATVCNALLLHGEPSVPPFFTTWPYRDAWWARLRNRLAWAGLNRLYQPILRMIQTRRRELGLNVPEHIAETWSSRLQLCQQPASFDFHRRELPAALRYVGPLHQADAHAANPAAANFPWSRLSDKPLVYASLGTLQNQLQYVFRAILAGLADLDIQLVLALGKKDAVWNEPTPANAIVVGYAPQLELIERASLVITHAGLNTALETLTRGKPMVCIPVTNDQPGVAARVVHVGAGELLPLKKVTAARLRELTQRVFAQPRYREAAERIQAEIVAAGGARTAANLVERM